From Musa acuminata AAA Group cultivar baxijiao chromosome BXJ3-8, Cavendish_Baxijiao_AAA, whole genome shotgun sequence, one genomic window encodes:
- the LOC103994129 gene encoding transcription factor GTE9 yields MGKAQKFSKGYPSGFGPDYHHVGDTMGESEGFGSCGRAGSEDSSAPKRKCISLNADRCDKFDIPFELFSLSKMSRSEKKDLEVRLRRELEQVRMFQKKMLSSNATGTNGVAFSSSSDGYVKKGDPLGQNGSNLKCVNSGKFEMAKKVQHTNIISNPYSILMKQCETLLKRLMSHQYGWVFNTPVDVVKLNIPDYSQVIKHPMDLGTIKTRIGLGSYSSPWDFVSDVRLTFTNAKTYNPPGNDVHIMADTMSKFFETRWKPIEKKLVAADAAASKEAETPKPVLRPNKRKSPPHNNNIILPEDVRPKMTIEEKQSLSRRLASLGDMPEHMVNFLRRNNAVSHTSEDEIELDLDAMSDDLLFELRKLLEEYCLGERLRVQAKAETYEVEILNESGLSNSSMHACKGNEPAEEDVDIVGNDPPVSSYPPVVIEKDAMLRSGKCSSSNSSSSDSGSSSSDSDSGSSSESESDNKVTSPKKDMKKSILSGQALDQEISDLSNPRDGNRTSEGTNQQEQVAHPKPESVVIEQNREGDNAPSERQFSPEKLYRAAILKSRFADTILKAREKTLDQGESRDPEKLRREREELERQKREERARLQAEAKAAEEARRLVEAEAAAQAAAEAKRKRELEREAARQALLQMEKTVEINESSVFLKDLEILRTAPGEHLPSSVGETSPDRSPEGISGFQLGGSNPLEQLGLYMKADDEEDEEVEPNSATANDAEEGEID; encoded by the exons ATGGGGAAAGCACAAAAGTTCTCAAAAGGATACCCTTCTGGCTTTGGTCCGGACTACCATCATGTAGGGGATACTATGGGTGAGTCTGAAGGTTTCGGTAGCTGTGGTCGTGCCGGCTCAGAGGATTCTTCTGCCCCTAAGAGGAAGTGCATAAGCTTGAATGCGGACAGATGTGACAAATTTGATATCCCATTTGAGCTATTTTCACTTTCAAAGATGTCCAGGTCTGAGAAGAAAGACTTGGAGGTGAGACTTAGAAGGGAACTCGAGCAGGTTCGAATGTTTCAGAAGAAAATGCTCTCTAGCAATGCAACAGGCACTAATGGGGTTGCTTTTTCATCCTCCAGTGATGGGTATGTAAAAAAAGGGGATCCGTTGGGCCAGAATGGTTCAAATTTGAAGTGTGTTAACTCTGGAAAATTTGAGATGGCAAAGAAGGTGCAACATACAAATATAATTAGCAACCCATATTCTATTCTAATGAAACAGTGTGAGACACTTCTCAAGCGCCTGATGAGCCATCAATATGGATGGGTATTTAACACTCCTGTTGATGTAGTGAAGTTGAATATTCCAGATTACTCTCAAGTTATCAAACATCCAATGGATTTGGGAACCATCAAGACTAGGATAGGATTAGGTAGCTATTCCAGCCCATGGGATTTTGTTTCTGATGTCAGGCTTACTTTCACCAACGCGAAGACCTATAATCCACCTGGTAATGATGTACATATTATGGCAGACACTATGAGTAAGttctttgaaacaagatggaagCCGATTGAAAAAAAATTGGTTGCTGCTGATGCTGCTGCTAGTAAAGAAGCAGAAACTCCAAAGCCAGTTCTGCGGCCAAACAAGAGGAAATCTCCCCCTCACAACAATAATATTATCCTCCCAGAGGATGTGAGGCCGAAAATGACAATTGAGGAGAAACAGAGCCTAAGTAGGCGCCTAGCATCTCTAGGAGACATGCCCGAACATATGGTTAACTTTTTGAGAAGGAACAATGCAGTGAGCCATACTAGCGAGGATGAGATAGAGCTTGATTTAGATGCAATGAGTGATGATTTACTATTTGAATTAAGGAAGCTTTTGGAAGAATATTGTCTTGGGGAACGATTAAGGGTCCAAGCTAAAGCTGAGACTTATGAAGTTGAG ATTTTAAATGAATCAGGACTTAGCAATTCATCGATGCATGCTTGCAAAG GCAATGAACCAGCCGAGGAGGATGTTGATATTGTTGGCAATGATCCTCCTGTTTCAAGTTATCCTCCTGTGGTGATAGAAAAAGATGCTATGCTAAGAAGCGGAAAATGTAGTAGTTCCAATAGTTCAAGTAGTGATTCTGGTTCATCATCCAGCG ATTCAGATTCTGGTAGTTCCTCTGAAAGTGAATCAGACAATAAAGTTACTAGTCCCAAGAAGGATATGAAG AAAAGTATTCTGTCCGGGCAAGCTTTGGACCAAGAAATAAGTGATTTATCAAATCCACGTGATGGAAACA GAACTTCAGAGGGTACAAATCAACAAGAACAAGTAGCGCATCCAAAACCTGAATCTGTTGTGATAGAACAAAACAGGGAGG GGGACAATGCTCCATCTGAAAGGCAGTTCTCCCCTGAAAAGCTCTATCGGGCAGCTATTCTGAAAAGTCGCTTTGCTGACACAATTCTTAAAGCTCGTGAGAAGACTCTAGATCAG GGTGAGAGTAGAGACCCAGAGAAGCTTCGACGTGAGAGGGAGGAGCTTGAAAGGCAGAAAAGAGAAG AGAGAGCCAGGCTGCAAGCAGAAGCTAAAGCTGCTGAAGAGGCTCGACGTCTAGTTGAAGCAGAAGCTGCAGCACAAGCTGCAGCAGAAGCTAAGCGCAAAAGGGAACTCGAAAGGGAAGCAGCACGTCAAGCCTTGCTACAG ATGGAGAAAACCGTGGAGATAAATGAAAGCAGTGTATTTCTTAAAGATCTGGAAATACTTAGAACTGCTCCAGGTGAACACTTACCTAGTTCAGTTGGTGAGACAAGCCCGGATCGCTCGCCAGAGGGCATCAGTGGCTTTCAACTTGGGGGAAGCAACCCTTTGGAACAGCTTGGTTTATACATGAAGGCCGATGATGAAGAGGACGAAGAAGTTGAGCCAAATAGTGCTACTGCCAATGATGCTGAGGAAGGAGAAATTGATTGA
- the LOC103994130 gene encoding cyclin-dependent kinase G-2 isoform X2, with protein sequence MAAGEHGGHRDREVRAREADVEAYRRKDYYRDRLRDGGRDRDRGREARDRVSITQRDIRVRGGANGSYRSPLSSNSSGGSGRSRKINQLSGRDVDRETGELSSGSGSDDAEAPVSKIRENDSQENGDYSASIGKRKFSPIIWDRADNKQPTVATSSGKSNKLEHVSLPPPPPLPQGFVPPHSIEVVRPAVGHALPLDVDVSVDPPQEQLANNEQKGWSLDEYEEELAPARSISFSRWADGNSALDDEEDELMKDDLTLKKRKITPLSDSVGKQLQKKTPTPELGEVIVRENSRVYPSMLSDSEGENGNDDRGIYFERNDHMNVDSNVSNADTGDQSSDTDSETDVDRAKTQVPSQPPQRCMNMLQGCRSVDEFERLNKIDEGTYGVVYRAKDKKTGEIVALKKVKMEKEREGFPLTSLREINILLSFHHPSIVDVKEVVVGSSLDSIFMVMEYMEHDLKGLMETMKQPFSQSEVKCLMLQLFSGVKYLHDNWVLHRDLKTSNILLNNRGELKICDFGLSRQYGSPLKPYTHLVVTLWYRAPELLLGAKEYSTAVDMWSLGCIMAELLAKEPLFSGKTEFDQLDKIFKTLGTPNEKIWPGFAKLPGVKVNFVKQPPRALDDHA encoded by the exons ATGGCAGCCGGTGAACATGGTGGTCACCGAGATCGCGAGGTCCGGGCTCGGGAAGCAGATGTAGAAGCCTATAGGAGGAAGGATTATTATCGCGATCGTCTCCGTGATGGAGGTCGCGATAGGGACCGTGGCCGGGAGGCACGTGATAGGGTTAGTATTACACAAAGAGACATCAGGGTGAGAGGAGGGGCGAATGGCTCCTACCGCTCTCCCTTGTCGAGCAATTCGAGTGGTGGAAGCGGTCGTAGTCGAAAAATAAACCAACTTTCTGGGAGAGACGTCGACCGCGAGACTGGGGAGTTGTCCAGTGGGAGTGGATCGGATGATGCTGAAGCACCTGTTTCAAAGATCAGAGAGAATGATTCTCAGGAGAATGGTGATTATTCCGCGTCTATTGGGAAGAGGAAATTCTCTCCAATCATTTGGGACAGGGCTGATAATAAGCAACCCACTGTGGCTACTTCCAGTGGTAAGAGTAACAAGCTTGAACATGTTTCCCTGCCTCCACCGCCTCCATTGCCTCAGGGCTTTGTACCGCCACATTCCATTGAGGTTGTTCGACCAGCCGTAGGGCATGCATTGCCCTTAGATGTAGATGTCTCTGTAGATCCTCCTCAGGAACAGTTGGCAAATAATGAACAGAAAGGCTGGTCGTTAGATGAGTATGAAGAGGAACTTGCACCAGCTCGGAGTATTTCTTTCTCCAGATGGGCAGATGGAAACAGTGCGCTTGATGATGAAGAGGATGAATTGATGAAGGATGATCTTAcacttaaaaagagaaaaatcacACCTTTGTCTGATTCAGTAGGGAAACAGTTGCAAAAGAAAACGCCAACTCCTGAGCTAGGTGAGGTTATTGTGAGAGAAAATTCTAGGGTATATCCGTCCATGCTATCTGATTCAGAAGGAGAGAATGGAAATGATGACCGGGGGATTTACTTTGAAAGAAATGATCATATGAATGTTGACAGCAATGTATCTAATGCAGACACTGGTGATCAATCATCTGATACTGACTCTGAAACTGATGTTGATAGAGCCAAGACGCAGGTACCATCACAACCACCTCAAAGATGTATGAACATGCTGCAAGGTTGTAGAAGTGTTGATGAGTTTGAGAGGCTTAATAAAATAGACGAAGGCACTTATGGTGTTGTGTACAGAGCAAAGGACAAAAAAACTGGGGAGATAGTGGCATTGAAAAAAGTGAAAATGGAAAAGGAGAGGGAGGGTTTTCCACTGACCTCACTTAGAGAGATAAATATTTTGTTATCTTTTCATCATCCTTCAATTGTGGATGTTAAGGAGGTTGTTGTTGGTAGCAGCCTTGACAGTATTTTTATGGTTATGGAATATATGGAACATGACTTAAAAGGGCTGATGGAGACTATGAAGCAGCCGTTTAGTCAGAGTGAGGTAAAATGTTTGATGTTGCAGCTGTTTTCAGGTGTCAAGTACCTTCATGATAATTGGGTCCTTCATAG GGATTTGAAGACATCAAATATCCTTTTAAACAATCGTGGAGAATTGAAGATATGTGATTTTGGTTTGTCTCGCCAGTACGGCAGCCCACTGAAACCTTACACTCACTTGGTGGTGACATTATGGTACAG AGCCCCAGAACTTCTTTTAGGAGCAAAGGAGTATTCAACAGCTGTTGACATGTGGTCCTTAGGATGCATAATGGCTGAACTTCTAGCAAAAGAACCATTATTCAGCGGAAAAACTGAGTTTGATCAACTTGACAAG ATATTCAAGACACTTGGTACCCCGAACGAGAAGATTTGGCCTGGGTTTGCCAAATTACCTGGCGTTAAAGTTAATTTTGTCAAGCAGCC GCCTCGAGCTCTGGATGATCATGCCTAA
- the LOC103994130 gene encoding cyclin-dependent kinase G-2 isoform X1 encodes MAAGEHGGHRDREVRAREADVEAYRRKDYYRDRLRDGGRDRDRGREARDRVSITQRDIRVRGGANGSYRSPLSSNSSGGSGRSRKINQLSGRDVDRETGELSSGSGSDDAEAPVSKIRENDSQENGDYSASIGKRKFSPIIWDRADNKQPTVATSSGKSNKLEHVSLPPPPPLPQGFVPPHSIEVVRPAVGHALPLDVDVSVDPPQEQLANNEQKGWSLDEYEEELAPARSISFSRWADGNSALDDEEDELMKDDLTLKKRKITPLSDSVGKQLQKKTPTPELGEVIVRENSRVYPSMLSDSEGENGNDDRGIYFERNDHMNVDSNVSNADTGDQSSDTDSETDVDRAKTQVPSQPPQRCMNMLQGCRSVDEFERLNKIDEGTYGVVYRAKDKKTGEIVALKKVKMEKEREGFPLTSLREINILLSFHHPSIVDVKEVVVGSSLDSIFMVMEYMEHDLKGLMETMKQPFSQSEVKCLMLQLFSGVKYLHDNWVLHRDLKTSNILLNNRGELKICDFGLSRQYGSPLKPYTHLVVTLWYRAPELLLGAKEYSTAVDMWSLGCIMAELLAKEPLFSGKTEFDQLDKIFKTLGTPNEKIWPGFAKLPGVKVNFVKQPYNRLREKFPPTSFSGCPTLSEAGFDLLNQLLTYDPEKRITAEAAVNHRWFCEVPLPKSKEFMPTYPAQHAQDRRLRRVTKSPDPLAEQRMKELQQGELGLPTLFG; translated from the exons ATGGCAGCCGGTGAACATGGTGGTCACCGAGATCGCGAGGTCCGGGCTCGGGAAGCAGATGTAGAAGCCTATAGGAGGAAGGATTATTATCGCGATCGTCTCCGTGATGGAGGTCGCGATAGGGACCGTGGCCGGGAGGCACGTGATAGGGTTAGTATTACACAAAGAGACATCAGGGTGAGAGGAGGGGCGAATGGCTCCTACCGCTCTCCCTTGTCGAGCAATTCGAGTGGTGGAAGCGGTCGTAGTCGAAAAATAAACCAACTTTCTGGGAGAGACGTCGACCGCGAGACTGGGGAGTTGTCCAGTGGGAGTGGATCGGATGATGCTGAAGCACCTGTTTCAAAGATCAGAGAGAATGATTCTCAGGAGAATGGTGATTATTCCGCGTCTATTGGGAAGAGGAAATTCTCTCCAATCATTTGGGACAGGGCTGATAATAAGCAACCCACTGTGGCTACTTCCAGTGGTAAGAGTAACAAGCTTGAACATGTTTCCCTGCCTCCACCGCCTCCATTGCCTCAGGGCTTTGTACCGCCACATTCCATTGAGGTTGTTCGACCAGCCGTAGGGCATGCATTGCCCTTAGATGTAGATGTCTCTGTAGATCCTCCTCAGGAACAGTTGGCAAATAATGAACAGAAAGGCTGGTCGTTAGATGAGTATGAAGAGGAACTTGCACCAGCTCGGAGTATTTCTTTCTCCAGATGGGCAGATGGAAACAGTGCGCTTGATGATGAAGAGGATGAATTGATGAAGGATGATCTTAcacttaaaaagagaaaaatcacACCTTTGTCTGATTCAGTAGGGAAACAGTTGCAAAAGAAAACGCCAACTCCTGAGCTAGGTGAGGTTATTGTGAGAGAAAATTCTAGGGTATATCCGTCCATGCTATCTGATTCAGAAGGAGAGAATGGAAATGATGACCGGGGGATTTACTTTGAAAGAAATGATCATATGAATGTTGACAGCAATGTATCTAATGCAGACACTGGTGATCAATCATCTGATACTGACTCTGAAACTGATGTTGATAGAGCCAAGACGCAGGTACCATCACAACCACCTCAAAGATGTATGAACATGCTGCAAGGTTGTAGAAGTGTTGATGAGTTTGAGAGGCTTAATAAAATAGACGAAGGCACTTATGGTGTTGTGTACAGAGCAAAGGACAAAAAAACTGGGGAGATAGTGGCATTGAAAAAAGTGAAAATGGAAAAGGAGAGGGAGGGTTTTCCACTGACCTCACTTAGAGAGATAAATATTTTGTTATCTTTTCATCATCCTTCAATTGTGGATGTTAAGGAGGTTGTTGTTGGTAGCAGCCTTGACAGTATTTTTATGGTTATGGAATATATGGAACATGACTTAAAAGGGCTGATGGAGACTATGAAGCAGCCGTTTAGTCAGAGTGAGGTAAAATGTTTGATGTTGCAGCTGTTTTCAGGTGTCAAGTACCTTCATGATAATTGGGTCCTTCATAG GGATTTGAAGACATCAAATATCCTTTTAAACAATCGTGGAGAATTGAAGATATGTGATTTTGGTTTGTCTCGCCAGTACGGCAGCCCACTGAAACCTTACACTCACTTGGTGGTGACATTATGGTACAG AGCCCCAGAACTTCTTTTAGGAGCAAAGGAGTATTCAACAGCTGTTGACATGTGGTCCTTAGGATGCATAATGGCTGAACTTCTAGCAAAAGAACCATTATTCAGCGGAAAAACTGAGTTTGATCAACTTGACAAG ATATTCAAGACACTTGGTACCCCGAACGAGAAGATTTGGCCTGGGTTTGCCAAATTACCTGGCGTTAAAGTTAATTTTGTCAAGCAGCC GTATAATAGACTACGAGAAAAGTTTCCTCCCACTTCTTTTTCTGGATGTCCAACCCTGTCTGAAGCTGGATTTGACTTACTAAACCAACTTCTGACTTATGACCCGGAGAAG AGAATAACAGCAGAAGCTGCCGTTAATCATCGTTGGTTCTGTGAGGTTCCATTGCCTAAATCTAAGGAATTTATGCCTACTTATCCTGCTCAGCATGCTCAAGACAG GCGTCTACGAAGAGTAACGAAGAGCCCTGATCCACTTGCAGAGCAAAGGATGAAGGAATTGCAACAAGGGGAACTAGGTCTTCCTACCCTGTTTGGTTAG
- the LOC103994130 gene encoding cyclin-dependent kinase G-2 isoform X3, giving the protein MAAGEHGGHRDREVRAREADVEAYRRKDYYRDRLRDGGRDRDRGREARDRVSITQRDIRVRGGANGSYRSPLSSNSSGGSGRSRKINQLSGRDVDRETGELSSGSGSDDAEAPVSKIRENDSQENGDYSASIGKRKFSPIIWDRADNKQPTVATSSGKSNKLEHVSLPPPPPLPQGFVPPHSIEVVRPAVGHALPLDVDVSVDPPQEQLANNEQKGWSLDEYEEELAPARSISFSRWADGNSALDDEEDELMKDDLTLKKRKITPLSDSVGKQLQKKTPTPELGEVIVRENSRVYPSMLSDSEGENGNDDRGIYFERNDHMNVDSNVSNADTGDQSSDTDSETDVDRAKTQVPSQPPQRCMNMLQGCRSVDEFERLNKIDEGTYGVVYRAKDKKTGEIVALKKVKMEKEREGFPLTSLREINILLSFHHPSIVDVKEVVVGSSLDSIFMVMEYMEHDLKGLMETMKQPFSQSEVKCLMLQLFSGVKYLHDNWVLHRDLKTSNILLNNRGELKICDFGLSRQYGSPLKPYTHLVVTLWYRAPELLLGAKEYSTAVDMWSLGCIMAELLAKEPLFSGKTEFDQLDKIFKTLGTPNEKIWPGFAKLPGVKVNFVKQP; this is encoded by the exons ATGGCAGCCGGTGAACATGGTGGTCACCGAGATCGCGAGGTCCGGGCTCGGGAAGCAGATGTAGAAGCCTATAGGAGGAAGGATTATTATCGCGATCGTCTCCGTGATGGAGGTCGCGATAGGGACCGTGGCCGGGAGGCACGTGATAGGGTTAGTATTACACAAAGAGACATCAGGGTGAGAGGAGGGGCGAATGGCTCCTACCGCTCTCCCTTGTCGAGCAATTCGAGTGGTGGAAGCGGTCGTAGTCGAAAAATAAACCAACTTTCTGGGAGAGACGTCGACCGCGAGACTGGGGAGTTGTCCAGTGGGAGTGGATCGGATGATGCTGAAGCACCTGTTTCAAAGATCAGAGAGAATGATTCTCAGGAGAATGGTGATTATTCCGCGTCTATTGGGAAGAGGAAATTCTCTCCAATCATTTGGGACAGGGCTGATAATAAGCAACCCACTGTGGCTACTTCCAGTGGTAAGAGTAACAAGCTTGAACATGTTTCCCTGCCTCCACCGCCTCCATTGCCTCAGGGCTTTGTACCGCCACATTCCATTGAGGTTGTTCGACCAGCCGTAGGGCATGCATTGCCCTTAGATGTAGATGTCTCTGTAGATCCTCCTCAGGAACAGTTGGCAAATAATGAACAGAAAGGCTGGTCGTTAGATGAGTATGAAGAGGAACTTGCACCAGCTCGGAGTATTTCTTTCTCCAGATGGGCAGATGGAAACAGTGCGCTTGATGATGAAGAGGATGAATTGATGAAGGATGATCTTAcacttaaaaagagaaaaatcacACCTTTGTCTGATTCAGTAGGGAAACAGTTGCAAAAGAAAACGCCAACTCCTGAGCTAGGTGAGGTTATTGTGAGAGAAAATTCTAGGGTATATCCGTCCATGCTATCTGATTCAGAAGGAGAGAATGGAAATGATGACCGGGGGATTTACTTTGAAAGAAATGATCATATGAATGTTGACAGCAATGTATCTAATGCAGACACTGGTGATCAATCATCTGATACTGACTCTGAAACTGATGTTGATAGAGCCAAGACGCAGGTACCATCACAACCACCTCAAAGATGTATGAACATGCTGCAAGGTTGTAGAAGTGTTGATGAGTTTGAGAGGCTTAATAAAATAGACGAAGGCACTTATGGTGTTGTGTACAGAGCAAAGGACAAAAAAACTGGGGAGATAGTGGCATTGAAAAAAGTGAAAATGGAAAAGGAGAGGGAGGGTTTTCCACTGACCTCACTTAGAGAGATAAATATTTTGTTATCTTTTCATCATCCTTCAATTGTGGATGTTAAGGAGGTTGTTGTTGGTAGCAGCCTTGACAGTATTTTTATGGTTATGGAATATATGGAACATGACTTAAAAGGGCTGATGGAGACTATGAAGCAGCCGTTTAGTCAGAGTGAGGTAAAATGTTTGATGTTGCAGCTGTTTTCAGGTGTCAAGTACCTTCATGATAATTGGGTCCTTCATAG GGATTTGAAGACATCAAATATCCTTTTAAACAATCGTGGAGAATTGAAGATATGTGATTTTGGTTTGTCTCGCCAGTACGGCAGCCCACTGAAACCTTACACTCACTTGGTGGTGACATTATGGTACAG AGCCCCAGAACTTCTTTTAGGAGCAAAGGAGTATTCAACAGCTGTTGACATGTGGTCCTTAGGATGCATAATGGCTGAACTTCTAGCAAAAGAACCATTATTCAGCGGAAAAACTGAGTTTGATCAACTTGACAAG ATATTCAAGACACTTGGTACCCCGAACGAGAAGATTTGGCCTGGGTTTGCCAAATTACCTGGCGTTAAAGTTAATTTTGTCAAGCAGCCGTAA